One window of the Cryptomeria japonica chromosome 7, Sugi_1.0, whole genome shotgun sequence genome contains the following:
- the LOC131856368 gene encoding disease resistance protein Roq1-like, with amino-acid sequence MASSSSSYQQNHELNAFSGFEPPGNRRKVSESAILYDVFINHRGPDVKQTLAARLYNSFEQLGIRAFLDSKEKELGNSFPSIIEIAICSAKVHIAIFSKTYAESPWCLAELVLMLKSTAKITPLFYQVKPFDLRYIEGGAYAEAFNKYREKGRYLEKLSEWKEALQSLSLIAGEEFYSDRDYREIVAAAQKDVQRKTPLHVAEYPVGLNNLVDDFRRRCLDELVQDIDIQCGQEERKHKAKVIGIFGMGGVSKTTLAKEFFNQKISYYQQACFLFDVREASAKGQLHHLQLKLLKDLFDDRFLSFTTTEEGTTYLKDRLRRSPLLSILIVVDNIDHVEQLHALLVMDILKKSGSSLVIVTTRDVGVLITAGITVGYNLKGMGRSHARELFCWHAFDQAHPCNGYEELSDDFVNACGGLPLSLQVLGRHVRGRNHSYWSSELTKAEKMLHWDVKQRLRISFDSLDNEEKQVFMDLHCALSNLHLSICTYSYSSCKWILNFE; translated from the exons AtggcatcttcatcatcatcttacCAGCAAAATCATGAATTAAATGCTTTCTCTGGATTTGAACCTCCCGGCAATAGAAGGAAGGTTTCTGAATCTGCAATATTGTATGATGTTTTCATTAACCACAGAGGCCCAGATGTCAAACAAACTTTGGCTGCTCGGCTTTACAACTCCTTTGAGCAGTTGGGAATACGGGCGTTTCTTGATTCCAAGGAGAAGGAACTAGGAAACTCGTTTCCTTCTATTATTGAGATAGCCATCTGCTCTGCTAAGGTACACATAGCCATCTTTTCCAAAACATATGCAGAGTCACCTTGGTGTTTAGCTGAGCTGGTTCTCATGTTAAAAAGTACAGCCAAAATTACCCCCCTGTTCTATCAAGTGAAACCTTTTGATCTCCGGTACATAGAAGGGGGAGCATATGCTGAAGCATTCAATAAATATAGAGAGAAGGGCAGATACCTTGAGAAGCTTAGCGAGTGGAAGGAAGCCCTTCAGTCTCTTTCACTTATAGCCGGTGAAGAATTTTACAG TGATAGGGATTACCGAGAGATAGTAGCAGCTGCGCAGAAAGATGTGCAAAGAAAAACACCTTTACATGTTGCTGAATATCCAGTGGGACTTAACAATCTTGTGGATGATTTTCGAAGGCGATGCCTTGATGAACTTGTACAAGATATTGATATTCAGTGCGGGCAGGAAGAAAGGAAGCATAAGGCTAAGGTAATTGGTATTTTTGGCATGGGGGGAGTGAGTAAAACAACTCtcgccaaagaattctttaaccaAAAAATCTCGTATTATCAACAAGCGTGCTTTTTGTTTGATGTGCGAGAAGCGTCTGCAAAAGGCCAATTACATCACTTGCAACTTAAGCTTCTAAAAGATCTCTTTGATGATCGTTTTCTCAGTTTTACAACTACAGAGGAGGGAACTACCTATCTCAAAGATCGTCTAAGAAGGAGCCCCCTTTTAAGCATACTAATTGTTGTGGATAACATCGATCATGTGGAGCAGTTACATGCTCTACTGGTCATGGATATCCTTAAAAAATCTGGTAGTAGTCTGGTTATTGTCACAACCCGTGACGTTGGTGTGCTTATAACCGCAGGGATTACTGTTGGTTATAATTTAAAAGGAATGGGTAGAAGTCATGCCAGAGAACTCTTTTGTTGGCACGCCTTCGACCAAGCTCATCCGTGCAATGGGTATGAGGAGCTGAGTGACGACTTTGTAAACGCCTGTGGAGGCTTACCTTTGTCGCTTCAGGTTCTGGGCAGACACGTCCGTGGCAGAAATCACAGTTATTGGAGCTCAGAATTGACTAAAGCTGAAAAGATGCTGCATTGGGACGTAAAGCAAAGGCTGAGAATAAGTTTTGACTCATTGGATAATGAAGAAAAACAGGTTTTCATGGATTTGCATTGCGCACTCTCCAACCTTCATTTATCGATTTGTACTTATAGTTACTCATCGTGCAAATGGATATTAAATTTTGAGTGA